A window of the Lolium perenne isolate Kyuss_39 chromosome 7, Kyuss_2.0, whole genome shotgun sequence genome harbors these coding sequences:
- the LOC127316659 gene encoding uncharacterized protein: METAAQKSAASGGGDGGHLCHLCGYKYASAHPSAKHRRAHKKNCGNGGGGGAKSPPAAAAAPAEEAVEERQGKKLLLDLDEREAEAGEGNAAAASDSGAGLPGSALDAANAVVDGDNNGVHTSPDSNVVPVTINDVTSEVVPKANGAEIQTEVAIPLSENAPHVEDLPSSESHVTAGQSQDASAASQHQSEPEDGARFSPDLSADEISKSDCQSVAAGAAAGEIAEGQSATTVEEDITASNLGVVTVEQIPGEETQSKEETGSVEQALGSEEPSTDKHVPTDDTSGVDLPELVSGGCHLEAADAVEMPQQTDPTSVVAEQLTNSKQADLQEGQSYPIADEVVQAAWTATGPDDNTGDLTKKDLPEVTMEDGIQSDSSHPSTIFIASQTDLVEPSSDPTSHDINVISSKEDLDENIPNENVSADINFRDTTEAQSVDAEETTSHETKAVCSTENTEEIKQIEQITAEASPTESSVLHCTSSVEEKELIEEVVADPASYKVDVISSRDIVVEKEESDEYVGTAQEINVVDVPANVGLEKHDEETTRGPAACETDIMNTTDNVEEKKQIEETTTDPAHAISVIHSPSNDDKVENVDMSEVPSSNAAVDGTDNVKEKDEDPASYNMDAVGAVDVVEVKKQEEEVTAEPNRPEINAVHTVDIVKEKESEEPAASCKTDAGSNANSILAVDPSSHENNTSQGTDDAEEVAALHAGDNIAAAQSTDDVADKKHEEETTGADIKITGSANGDQNEEITDKEMTIDSDKSHVSLKSLLSEKGMETTKEKKATSTKDRVLSFRRRSSKDNPSPGKPGSVEQDWNSPARLLPVEKSPKGKKQPWMPFICCHSMNN; encoded by the exons ATGGAGACCGCGGCCCAGAAGAGCGCCGCCTCCG GGGGAGGGGACGGCGGCCACCTCTGCCACCTCTGCGGGTACAAGTACGCCAGCGCGCACCCCAGCGCCAAGCACCGCCGCGCGCACAAGAAGAACTGCGGtaacggcggcggcggaggcgccaagtcgccgcccgctgccgccgccgccccggcggaggaggcggtggaggagcgcCAGGGCAAGAAGTTGCTCCTAG ACCTAGATGAGCGCGAAGCCGAGGCAGGAGAGGGAAATGCGGCGGCTGCTTCGGATTCCGGCGCCGGCTTGCCCGGATCTGCGCTGGATGCCGCGAACGCGGTCGTGGACGGCGACAACAACGGAG TGCACACTTCTCCTGATAGCAATGTAGTCCCAGTCACCATCAATGATGTCACTTCTGAAGTGGTTCCTAAGGCTAATGGAGCTGAGATTCAGACTGAAGTTGCAATTCCGCTATCTGAAAATGCGCCTCATGTTGAAGATCTGCCGTCATCTGAATCACATGTTACTGCTGGTCAGAGTCAGGATGCTTCCGCTGCTTCCCAGCATCAGTCAGAGCCTGAAGATGGTGCAAGGTTCAGTCCAGACCTCTCTGCTGATGAAATAAGCAAGTCAGATTGTCAGTCTGTGGCAGCGGGTGCCGCTGCTGGTGAAATTGCTGAGGGGCAGAGTGCTACTACAGTTGAGGAAGACATAACTGCCAGTAACTTAGGTGTGGTTACGGTAGAACAAATCCCCGGTGAAGAGACTCAATCCAAGGAGGAAACTGGCTCAGTTGAGCAAGCACTCGGGAGTGAGGAGCCTTCTACTGATAAGCATGTCCCCACAGATGATACCAGCGGTGTTGATTTACCTGAACTTGTTTCTGGTGGTTGTCATTTGGAGGCAGCAGATGCTGTCGAAATGCCGCAGCAAACTGATCCTACCTCTGTGGTAGCAGAACAGCTGACAAACTCCAAGCAGGCGGACCTTCAAGAAGGGCAAAGTTATCCTATTGCAG ATGAGGTCGTCCAAGCTGCATGGACTGCAACAGGACCTGATGATAATACTGGTGATCTTACAAAGAAAGATCTCCCTGAAGTGACAATGGAAGATGGCATACAGAGTGATTCGAGTCATCCAAGTACCATTTTCATTGCATCTCAGACTGACCTAGTAGAGCCTAGCTCAGACCCTACTTCTCATGATATCAATGTGATAAGTAGCAAGGAGGATCTTGACGAGAACATACCGAATGAGAATGTTAGTGCAGACATTAATTTTCGTGATACAACTGAGGCGCAAAGCGTGGACGCTGAGGAAACCACTTCTCATGAGACTAAAGCAGTGTGCAGTACAGAAAATACTGAAGAGATTAAGCAGATCGAACAAATTACTGCAGAAGCTAGTCCTACAGAGTCCAGCGTATTACACTGTACAAGTAGCGTTGAAGAAAAGGAACTGATTGAAGAGGTAGTAGCAGATCCTGCTTCTTACAAGGTTGATGTCATAAGCAGCAGAGACATAGTTGTGGAAAAGGAAGAGAGTGATGAATATGTGGGAACTGCTCAGGAGATAAATGTGGTGGATGTCCCAGCCAATGTTGGATTAGAGAAGCACGATGAAGAAACTACCAGAGGCCCTGCTGCCTGTGAGACTGATATAATGAACACCACAGATAATGTTGAAGAAAAGAAGCAAATTGAAGAAACTACCACAGATCCTGCTCATGCTATCAGCGTGATACACAGCCCTAGCAATGATGACAAGGTGGAGAATGTAGACATGAGTGAGGTCCCCAGCTCTAATGCTGCGGTGGACGGCACGGATAATGTTAAAGAGAAGGATGAGGACCCAGCCTCTTATAACATGGATGCAGTAGGCGCTGTTGATGTCGTTGAAGTAAAGAAGCAGGAAGAAGAGGTAACTGCAGAACCTAATCGTCCTGAGATCAACGCGGTACACACCGTTGACATTGTCAAGGAAAAGGAGAGTGAAGAGCCCGCTGCGTCTTGCAAGACCGATGCCGGAAGCAATGCAAATTCTATCCTTGCGGTGGACCCTAGTTCCCATGAGAATAACACATCACAGGGCACTGATGATGCTGAAGAAGTCGCTGCACTCCATGCTGGTGATAACATCGCTGCAGCACAAAGCACGGATGATGTTGCAGACAAGAAGCATGAGGAGGAGACCACCGGCGCAGACATCAAAATCACGGGGAGTGCAAATGGCGACCAGAATGAAGAGATCACAGACAAAGAAATGACAATAGATTCAGATAAGAGCCATGTCTCCTTGAAGTCCCTTCTCTCCGAGAAAGGCATGGAAACTACTAAGGAAAAGAAGGCCACCAGCACCAAGGACAGAGTGCTGTCATTCAGGCGCCGATCATCGAAGGATAACCCTTCTCCCGGGAAGCCAGGTTCTGTGGAGCAGGACTGGAACTCTCCTGCGAGGTTGCTGCCGGTGGAGAAGTCGCCGAAGGGGAAGAAACAGCCGTGGATGCCGTTTATTTGCTGCCACTCCATGAACAACTGA